In Pyricularia oryzae 70-15 chromosome 2, whole genome shotgun sequence, one genomic interval encodes:
- a CDS encoding phosphorus acquisition-controlling protein has translation MAMMGSSAWNGQHSAVDDDFQQYLEMNGMDGLAAGLNFDFQDFAADFQGAGNNGGAILQSQQAQERQLQHQQQMDTPMTGTEMPGLMSTNPELSQLPQSAMHSHLAQLPSVAAPVPHTTAPGLVIVPSAGMVPPPTTQPPPTPSEAINDIDAKIQFLQHQRMQQQQRQLEEQQVAFFAQQSRLIPPTPQSLELQAGSRYYVAPDQTPQQGIYDRYQRLADQQDMSFTPLVSPAVTPLETHFSMDSQFTIPGAYFSPLASPALHAQQENPQAIYDSVSSGKNSSPASEMDLPTPTATKVTPSSLSNEVAKKAVPRKSTASKVRGKGSVRQSPISKPLKKKSQTTPNMNAQALSELAESLQHSQDSQHHLLPPPAPQGHSGSPVGLTDSENGSVSPETLSEMPPPPVPKQRSARPSSHTEPQGAVANPMLQTLQGKMSPATPASLMKLTSPSNSMGATPTSHATVSHEAIENFELPESVNFQQQNNQNPQTSTKSPAQSPFLGPSATSSTTPSLQPLPGSGFIKPRTAASTTQSPLLTSQQQGGGSGSVMGTPILAAAARKTPQMGPRNSKKRPSVSSSHVSPALRPRISPSIKPLLPGGSSGAEDVASQLLRSKSNYQNILEGNSVPGVSYPSELSTNLTSKRTSHKIAEQGRRNRINSALQEIATLLPPTVSAKVDDDGDGDGDGGKKGDKQAGGGPNSKASTVEMAIEYIKMLRKEVAEANKRADEAERKLKLQSGQTNDEEPAATPKAVASGDADENEVEMKNAVDGEKPDKAVEAS, from the exons ATGGCAATGATGGGATCGTCGGCCTGGAACGGGCAGCACAGCGCCGTCGATGACGATTTTCAGCAGTACCTCGAGATGAATGGCATGGACGGTCTGGCCGCGGGGTTGAACTTTGATTTCCAGGATTTTGCTGCCGACTTTCAGGGCGCGGGAAACAATGGCGGCGCAATTCTCCAGtcgcagcaggcccaggagcgCCAGCttcagcaccagcagcagatgGACACCCCCATGACCGGCACCGAGATGCCTGGGCTCATGTCTACGAACCCGGAGCTGTCGCAGCTGCCGCAGTCGGCGATGCACTCTCATCTCGCTCAATTGCCCTCGGTGGCAGCTCCAGTCCCTCACACGACGGCTCCTGGGCTGGTCATTGTTCCTAGTGCCGGCatggtgccgccgccgacgacgcAACCACCGCCAACGCCTAGCGAGGCCATTAATGATATCGATGCCAAGATACAGTTCTTGCAGCATCAGAGgatgcaacaacaacaacgccaGCTCGAGGAACAGCAAGTCGCATTTTTTGCGCAACAGAGCCGCCTGATACCTCCCACACCGCAGAGCCTCGAGCTTCAGGCTGGAAGTCGCTATTACGTCGCCCCCGACCAGACGCCACAGCAGGGCATATACGACAGGTATCAGCGGCTGGCCGATCAACAGGAC ATGTCATTCACGCCCCTCGTCTCGCCGGCTGTGACACCGCTAGAAACACACTTCTCGATGGATTCTCAATTCACTATCCCAGGGGCATACTTTAGTCCCCTGGCGTCACCAGCACTTCATGCGCAGCAAGAAAACCCACAAGCCATTTACGATAGCGTCAGCTCAGGCAAGAACAGCTCGCCAGCTTCCGAGATGGATCTTCCGACACCGACCGCGACCAAGGTAACCCCATCCTCATTATCAAACGAAGTAGCAAAGAAAGCGGTTCCCAGGAAAAGCACTGCTTCTAAGGTGAGGGGCAAGGGGAGCGTTCGACAGTCACCAATTTCCAAGCCGTTGAAGAAAAAGTCCCAGACGACGCCCAACATGAATGCGCAGGCTCTGAGTGAACTTGCCGAATCATTACAGCACAGCCAGGACTCACAACACCACCTTTTACCGCCACCCGCGCCGCAAGGACACAGCGGGTCGCCCGTCGGCCTCACGGACTCGGAGAACGGTTCTGTTTCTCCAGAGACCTTGTCAGAGATGCCACCTCCGCCCGTTCCGAAGCAACGCTCGGCTCGCCCTTCGTCCCACACAGAGCCCCAAGGGGCTGTGGCGAACCCCATGTTGCAGACGTTGCAGGGCAAGATGTCGCCGGCAACGCCAGCATCACTGATGAAACTGACATCACCGAGCAACAGCATGGGCGCTACACCAACAAGCCACGCGACTGTTTCCCACGAAGCGATCGAGAACTTTGAACTTCCGGAATCAGTCAACTTCCAGCAGCAGAACAACCAAAACCCTCAGACGTCTACGAAGAGCCCGGCACAGTCTCCGTTCCTAGGCCCCTCTGCGACTTCATCAACGACTCCATCATTGCAGCCATTGCCAGGCTCAGGCTTCATCAAACCCAGGACAGCAGCTTCGACAACACAGAGTCCGTTATTGACGAGTCAGCAGCAAGGAGGTGGGAGCGGTTCGGTCATGGGCACACCGAttttggcagcagcagcccgaAAGACGCCACAGATGGGACCACGAAACAGCAAGAAGCGACCCAGCGTCAGTTCTTCTCACGTGTCACCAGCGCTGCGCCCACGGATATCACCGAGCATCAAGCCACTGCTGCCCGGGGGTAGTAGCGGGGCCGAAGACGTGGCGTCGCAGCTGCTTCGATCCAAATCAAACTATCAAAACATCCTGGAAGGCAACAGCGTGCCGGGCGTGTCATACCCGAGCGAGCTATCGACGAACCTAACTTCAAAACGAACTTCACACAAGATCGCCGAGCAAGGCAGACGGAATAGGATCAACTCGGCGCTACAGGAGATAGCGACACTCTTGCCACCAACCGTATCTGCCAAAGTGGACGATGACGGAGACGGGGACGGGGATGGGGGCAAAAAGGGTGACAAGCAGGCAGGGGGAGGGCCGAACAGCAAGGCCAGCACGGTGGAGATGGCGATCGAGTACATCAAGATGCTCAGGAAAGAGGTTGCCGAGGCCAACAAGAGAGCCGATGAGGCGGAGAGGAAATTGAAGCTACAATCCGGCCAAACGAATGACGAAGAGCCGGCAGCAACCCCGAAGGCTGTGGCAAGTGGTGACGCGGATGAGAACGAGGTCGAGATGAAAAATGCGGTCGATGGAGAGAAGCCAGACAAAGCAGTGGAGGCATCGTAG